In bacterium, the genomic window CTTCAAATCGCTGGGCTGCGTTGTGAAGCTGCTCGTGGCCAACTGTCAAGGGCAGAAGGACCCACGTTTCGACATAGAGTATGAGCTCGTCTCGCCGGTCAGATCGAAGAAACTAGGTTACGACCTTAGAAAATTGCTTACGAATAGGCGCTTCTTGAGGCGCCTGAGGGAACTGATTAAGCAATTCAAACCAGACATCATCTATGAGCGATATGATTTGTATGCGTCGGCGGCAGCAGATGTTGCCTCGACGAGGCGCATAACTCATATGCTTGAAGTCAACGCGCCTCTGCTCGAAGAGATGCGGCGGATCCTTCATTTTCCGCGACTGGCCAACTTATTCCAGAGTCGGACATTCAAGAAGGCTGACCTTCTGATCGGCGTGTCGGACAGTATTTGCTCGATGTTGAGGACGATTACTCCGGGCGGGCGCGTCTTGCTCGTCGAGAACGGCGTGAACGAGGATGTCTTCAATACCAGGGTTTCTGGGGAGGAGGTAAGGAGGCAGTATGGGCTTAACGGCAAACTCGTTGTTGGGTTCACGGGCAGTTTAAGGGGCTGGCAGGGCGTTGATTTGCTCCTTCGTGCTGCCTCGATCCTGCTGTCGGCGCGTGATGACGTGCGCTTCCTTGTCGTGGGTGGTGGGAATAACTTCCCGACGTATAGGCAGATAGCGCAGGATTGGGGGCTTTTGGATAAGTTCCTACTCGTTGGT contains:
- a CDS encoding glycosyltransferase family 4 protein is translated as FKSLGCVVKLLVANCQGQKDPRFDIEYELVSPVRSKKLGYDLRKLLTNRRFLRRLRELIKQFKPDIIYERYDLYASAAADVASTRRITHMLEVNAPLLEEMRRILHFPRLANLFQSRTFKKADLLIGVSDSICSMLRTITPGGRVLLVENGVNEDVFNTRVSGEEVRRQYGLNGKLVVGFTGSLRGWQGVDLLLRAASILLSARDDVRFLVVGGGNNFPTYRQIAQDWGLLDKFLLVGPVPSTEVPSCIAASDVCVAPYAPSANFYVSPMKIREYVAMRKPIVASDLPQIAKTIRDNVDGLLARPGDEKDLASKIAVMLDDSALRDRLAKTAHERWAGKLSWLNCARRVLEATKKQGK